A DNA window from Maribellus comscasis contains the following coding sequences:
- a CDS encoding cold-shock protein, with protein MNKGTVKFFNEQKGFGFIKDSESSKEYFVHSSGLKDNIGEGDEVTFDLEEGRKGLNAVNVKLA; from the coding sequence ATGAATAAAGGAACAGTAAAATTTTTTAATGAACAAAAAGGTTTTGGTTTCATTAAAGATTCTGAATCATCAAAAGAGTATTTCGTTCATTCAAGTGGGTTGAAAGACAATATTGGAGAAGGCGATGAAGTAACTTTTGATTTGGAAGAAGGAAGAAAAGGGTTAAATGCCGTAAATGTTAAACTGGCTTAG
- a CDS encoding carbon-nitrogen hydrolase, giving the protein MKRIKAGLVQQKCTGNKSENIAKSVEEIKICASQGAELVVLQELHSSLYFCQTEDTDMFDLAETIPGPATESFSKVAKETGVVLVTSLFEKRAAGLYHNTAVVFEKDGSVAGIYRKMHIPDDPSYYEKFYFTPGDLGFNPVKTSLGNLGVLICWDQWYPEAARLMALAGAEILIYPTAIGWEPSDTQEEKARQLGAWMISQRGHAVANGLPVISVNRTGYEGDPSGIGNGITFWGNSFVAGPQGEIIYQFSSEYEQSEVVEIDLSRSEDVRRIWPFLRDRRIDEYDEIVKRYRD; this is encoded by the coding sequence ATGAAAAGAATAAAAGCCGGATTGGTACAACAAAAATGTACCGGGAACAAAAGTGAGAATATTGCTAAAAGTGTTGAAGAAATAAAAATATGTGCATCGCAGGGTGCTGAACTTGTTGTATTGCAGGAATTACACAGCAGTCTTTATTTTTGCCAAACGGAAGATACTGATATGTTTGACCTTGCCGAGACGATTCCAGGCCCCGCCACCGAATCCTTTTCAAAAGTAGCCAAAGAAACCGGAGTTGTTTTGGTTACTTCACTCTTTGAAAAACGGGCTGCCGGACTGTATCATAACACCGCTGTAGTATTCGAAAAAGATGGTTCAGTTGCCGGTATTTACAGGAAGATGCATATTCCTGATGACCCTTCGTATTATGAAAAATTCTACTTTACTCCCGGCGATCTCGGTTTTAATCCGGTTAAAACATCACTGGGAAATCTGGGCGTACTCATTTGCTGGGATCAGTGGTATCCGGAAGCCGCACGTTTGATGGCTTTGGCAGGAGCAGAAATTCTGATTTACCCCACAGCAATTGGTTGGGAACCGTCGGATACACAAGAAGAAAAAGCAAGACAGCTGGGAGCCTGGATGATTTCGCAGCGAGGACATGCTGTTGCCAATGGCTTGCCCGTTATCAGTGTAAACCGAACAGGGTACGAAGGCGATCCTTCAGGAATTGGAAATGGAATTACATTTTGGGGAAACTCGTTTGTTGCCGGTCCTCAGGGAGAAATTATTTACCAGTTTTCTTCAGAATATGAACAGTCGGAAGTGGTTGAAATCGATTTGTCACGCTCGGAAGATGTTCGTCGAATATGGCCTTTCCTGCGTGACAGGAGGATTGACGAATATGACGAAATTGTAAAACGTTACCGCGACTAA